The following DNA comes from Miscanthus floridulus cultivar M001 chromosome 5, ASM1932011v1, whole genome shotgun sequence.
taaccttgccttaaatcttggaggctcactaggagacaaaccctcctttctcttgaagatccatttgcaacgAACGGCCTTCTTATGTTTAGGCAAGCGCACAACATCCCATGTGCCATTTTTCTCAAGTGACTGCATCTCTTCTTGCATAGCGGAAATTCACTTCTCGTGGTCATcagaaacaacagcttcagtatacgtagccggctcatgaatgttctcaacctgttcagcacaactaaaGGCATAATGAACAATATCATATTCCTCAATTAAACGTGGATGAGGTCCACAGCTCCTCTTTGTTCTGCGATCTGCAATAGACTGATTTTGAGGTTGCAAAATAAGAGGTGAGTGCTGAACAATATcatgaacattgttatcaacaattttagtttcctgatcatctacgtgctccacctgcacgctaacatgttcctgctcctcatcagaaccaACTGGTGAAACATCTATGGATAAGCTGTCGTTAAACATAATAGATTCATTGAAAATAATATTCCTGCTCATAAAAGTTTTTTTAGTTTTAGGATTccataacttatatcctttaagtccagaaccataaccaagaaatagacacttaatggctctaggttttagctttccattatcaacatgagcataagcagtgcaaccgaaaactctcaactgtgaataatcagcaggcataccagaccatacctcaatgggagttttcttattaagtgggatagaaggtgaccggttgatcaagtaacatacggtgttagcagcctcagcccaaaaacgTCTGTTCATATGAGCATTGGACAACATGCAACGAGCCCTCGAGATGATCGTTCGGTTCATGCGCTcagccacaccattctgttgAGGAGTGTACGGGATGGTGTGGTGCCTAACAATACCTTCTTCCCTAcagtaatcattaaaagcatccgaacagaattcaccgccattgttagtacgaagcaattttaccttcttttcagtttgcctttctatcataactttctactctttaaaagcagcaaaagtatcatctttactTTTTAGAAAATAAGGccacacttttctagagtaatcatcaataatggtaagcatgtaacgagcaccaccataagAGGGCTTACGAGACGGCCCCCACAAATCAGCATGCACATAATCAAGTGTACCTTTGGTGGTATGAACAGATACATTGAATTTTACCCTCTTGTGCTTATCAAAAACACAGTGCTCACAGAACTTCATCTTACCCACAGTGTAGCCATCGAGCAGGTCTCTCttgatcaattctgccataccaagttcactcatatgcccaagacgcatatgccagagattagttttacttggttcatcattagaaacagcagcagcagtgacgaaaccatgtaaagtacttcctctaagaatatataactttgcagaattcatatcacctatcatatgaatgagagaaccttttgataccttacaCACTCCACCTGAATCGAAGTGTCTGTATCCCTCGGCATCAAGTGTGCTGAGGGAGATAAGATTTTTGGCCATCTCTGGTATGTGTCTCACATCTTTCAGTGTCCGTATCATGTCATCATGCATCTTGATCTGAACAGAGCCAATGTCCACAATCTCACGTGGGTTGTTATCTCCCATACGCACGACATCTCCACTCTGCACAGACTCATAAGAACTGAACCAATCTCTGTTAGAGCATATATAAAACGAGCATGCAGAATCaagtatccattcatcatgaccagcaacacaaccagcaaaaacAACCAGAACGTCTCCTAAATCAGAAGTATCAACAGCGGAGACAACAGAGGCCTTACCATCACCATCGGATTTGTTTTTCGGTTTATACGTATCGtttcttttctccttattctgcagctttcaacaatcctcaatgacatgagtatctttcttacaatacctgcagaacttatccctgcctctggacttagaacggcctttaccattcttgctcttgtctcagttattgttgttgttgtaggttttCTGCTCGGGCCTGCCTCTAACCTTTAACACTTCGCCATTGGAGGATGACACATCAGACTGAACCATACCTTTCATCTTCTCCctcgtctggagggcctcatatacttctgtaagggttagttcatcacggcttaATAATATGGTATCTCAGAAATTTGCAAACGAAGTAGACAGTGAGCATAACAGTAGAAGAGCtaaaatcttcatcatcatattttacctctatcgacactaggtcggcaacGATCTCCTTAAAGATCGATAAGTGGTTCATCACCGAACCACCTTCTTATAGCTTGTGCGTGAGcaacttcatcttcacgtgcatcttactggttagatccttggacatgcAGATCGATTCTAGCTTGAGCCAAAGTTTTGCGGCAGTTTTCTCCTGCAACACttcttgcaaaatatcattatgtagaTGAAGTTGAATCAGAGACAGAGCCTTACAATCCTTCTGCTTCTCTTCAGCGGTCCATGACTTCTGCCCTTTTCTTCCGAAACCGTCTAGCGCCTCATCAAGATCCGAAGATTATGCCAGAAtcgcccgcatcttgacttgccacagtgcaaatctcgtcttgtaatccagcagcggtagatcaaacttcatcgatGCCATCGCAAAAAACCCTAAGGTCAAAccaagctctggtaccacttgttataaacgataggcaatataaacgacgaagaacaaTAGATCATACACAGgggacacgagattttaacgtgaaaaaccctcccaaggtggaagggAAAAACCACAGGCgccagccagcaaatcttcactatatcgagTGATGTTACAAATGCCGGAGATTTACAACTTGGGGATACTCTAACCTAGGGGCCTTCCCGTATATAAGTATATGATGCCTATGAGGAAGGTGGTCCGTATATAGAGGGAGAAAAAACCAcacaccctcgtctattagcaatacggaactaatagatggtgtagtccctcttaacgctaatgagtcgcttcgcttcggcccaagcttgaatttggatcatagctcaatGGTCTCTTAAAAGTGTACTAGCTTTACCCAACCTTCAAGCTATTCTTGACGACGGGTGTCTGAtccaacttttttttttgatTAGGTAGCTATTACGGTGTAGATACTACAACAATTTGAGCATTTGACCGAATaatcatttgattttttttttatgttGGATGTCATCCATAAGTTTCTTTGTTTTGAGTTACATTGCGTGTTACGTGACAGACCGACAGATACTCGTTTAGGTTTTTTACTTGAGAACCGATTCATCGTCAGCTTTTTTGTCTCTTGATCGCTGGTACAACTTTTCCTGGTTGTTGAAGTCATGATGAAGTACTAGTTACTGCACCATTTTGGCATTTTGTAAGCATTGGTAGCGGGCCACGGTCAATTTGCTGTGCTCGTGTGAGTCATGAGTCATGCGTACTAATATGCATGTCCACTGCAGCCACAGCACGGCCGGGTCACCGCTTGGGAAAGTAGGGGTTGCAAAGACCGTACATGCTTCAGCTAGATCGGGCCCTTGTCAACGACTTGTAACTCTAGCCCATTAAGCCCTCGTTTTAGTTTCCAACCCAAAACTTTACGCTATAGTTTtgatacatggagtattaaatatagattaaaaaataattaattacatagattaactctaattagtccatgatttgacaataaagtgctatagtaacacatgtgttaatgacggattaataAGCTAAATAAATccgtctcgcggtttactgacggattctgtaatttatttttttattagcatCCAAACACGTTATGCGACATCCAAATATAACACCCGACATAACACCTCCAAACTTTACACGTAGAAACTAAACTGCAGCCTTGCTGGCCCGAGACCCAGCAGCCTTGCTGGAGACCACGTGGAGGGCTGGAGGCCGTGCGCGCCCGCCGTGAGTGGATGTCAGGCATTTGCGGACTCCTTCCAGTTCTCACTCCAAGTCCGAGGTGGCCACGCACAGGACTGCAGGAGGGTGCCAAGCGCCGTCCACGCCAGCTGCGCCCACAGCTCCGAGCTCTCCCTCCCTCTCGTGCAGTAAGCTTGTGGTGGCATGGAACGGGGGTGTGGAAGTCGGACGACGGCGGGAGTAGTATAGTACCCAGGTTCCTTGCACGGGAAGCCTCCGGAAGGAATTCACCGTCCGTTTCGTTCGTCTCGCTCCCCTGTTTCAGCCACAGCCGGTAGGTCGTTTTACAATTTCACCTGTGCCGAGACGTGATAAGTTGGAAAAAGTAAATATCTGTCACCACCACACACCAGTCTGTCCGCCGTAAGCATCTCTGAACTAACTGCATCGCTATCGTCCAGTCGTCCGGATGGACACACACGCATCTTGATGCCCCGCGCAATCTGCCCCTATTTGCTAATTCATCTTGCTGCACACGTGCACCCTTGCCCCCGCTGTTGCGCCCGCGTATCCAAACGACTCGCCTCGCACGTGCAGTCCGCCTTGTCTGCCTCAATTCGACCCACCCCTATCCATTTGTTGGCCATTCGCACCAATCGTTAGCCCCCAGCGAAGCCACGCACCACGTttgccccgcccccccccccgacTCGCCACGCCCCATTCCTCGGTGCCCGCACCGTTCCACCATCACTCCCTACGCCCCCTGACTCTTCGAACAAtatgaaacacgtgcaacatgaaacacttgagtacgacatacgtctgaaaacagatgaaacatctggaacatacacttgcaacatatgtgggAAACATATGCAGCACTCagataaacacttgcaacataaaaacacttgttgcaacataagactgaaaacagattaaatatttggaacatatgtgtgaaacatatgcaacatccagatcaaaatggttgcaacatatgtctggaacagacgaaacattttgaacaaacgcttgcaacaagcaacatgcctttgaaacacttataacatatgcagcatgtgcaacatccctgatctacttttgtaacacccATACGAAACATTTGCAACGTACCTCTGaaacgtatgaaacacttgaaacatacatttacaaCATATGGGAGGGGAGACCTGGGCAAGTTGATTCCGGTCATCGGGATGGGAGCCGACAGCGAGCGACAACACTCGTGAGTGCCCTTCGCTCGGCTGGGGATGACCTGAGGTGCCCCAGCACGTGCGCCCAGCGGCCATCGGCAGGGTGGCTGCGGCGAGGCACCCCGGCGGCATTGGGGGTTGGGGAAGAGGCCGAGGAGACACCATGTTGTCAGTAGATGTGATATAGAGAGCGAGAGATGGGGAAAGCAGAGGCAGCGCGCGCGGGATGGGGGCGTGGCAAGGGATGGCCACGGGGGGCGGGCGGCACATTGCACGGGTCGAATCCGCATGGGCCGGGTGCACGACGGGAGGAGCAAGTGTCTTGGACGAGGCGCGCGTCGCAGGCGGGAGCGAGCAGCAGTGGGGGCGGAAGTGGCAAGGCAGAGTGAGGCGTGCGGCGTCCGGATGGAGCAGACACCCGTGGCCAAGCATTATCGCTGAACTAAGCATCATCGACAAGTTCCATTTAACTGTCCATTGGTTACTGGTTAGTGAAGAACTTAACAGCCCCGTTCGgttggcagaattttggctgaaactggctggaaaacactgttctgactgaattgttgtgagagaaaaatattgtttcggttgaaaaaagaagtcgaacaagtgcttgtttagttcccaaaaagtttcccaaaaaatgcgacagtagtcatcacatcgaatattgcgatacgtgtatggaacattaaatgtagacgaaaaaaaactaattgcacagtttggttggaaatttcgagacaaacattttgagcctaattagtacatgattgaacactaattgctaaataaaaacagaAATGCTACattagccaaattcccaaaattcgtAAACTAAACACACACCAAgacgaatatagggtaagccgaacgggggcAATGATTCAATTGTTGCTATGCTGTGCACACAGACATAGGCATTGATCCTAGCTGGCAACTAAATAGCCTCCCGTTCCTGCAATTCTTCATACACAGCTGCCCTGGCAACTGGCAAATAACATTCACCCTAGATCACCTGAAAATTACATGCCATTGTGCATCGCAACAGTAGAAGTAGAACTAAACTCAAATCAGATCAACGGAACACGCAATGGACATGATGGACCATTCATTCATCATTCAAGAATTACCAAATCGCAACAAAACAGGCACGTTCGTTTCATCATTCCAAGAATCCCAAGAATTACTAAACTCAAGCAGCCGATCGGGTGACGAATCGAACAACCGAGCCCTGCGAATTCGGGAGACCGGAGACCTCACTTGACGCCGCCGATGAAGCCGAACGCCGCCTCGCGCGCGTCGTCGGTCTCCGTGGCGAGGTCCATCGCCTTCGGCAGCGCTTCGGCGAGCGCCATGGCACCGCTGAACTGCTCGCAGAAGCACGGGCTCTGCTCCCACGGCGCGGtgttgccgtcgccgtcgccgtcgccgccaccgtCGCTGGCCTCGTCCAGGAACCCCAGGAGCTCGGCAGCGCGCAGGTGGCCGCGGGCGCGCTCCACGCCGTCGTGCACGTGGGTGGCGAGCGCGGCGGCGTTCCCGAGCTTCTCCAGCGCGCACCACACGCCGGGGTCGTCCCCCGCGAGGTCGTCAACGGAGTCGAGCGGCGCGCTGGGGCACGGCGCGCCGCCGCGGAGCGCCAGGTGGCGGGCCGCGCCCATGCTGGCGACGGCGAGGCCGAGATCCATCGAGGCGCCCTCGAGCGCGCGCTGCGCCGCCTCCGCGCGGGGCCCCTGGTGGCGGCGCCTGTTCTGCACGTCGGCGTCCACGGCCTCGAGCACCCCGAGGAGCTGCTCGTGGATGCTGTGGCAGTGCTTGGCCGCCATCACCACCCGCCGCTGGAACAGGGCCTTCCAAGTGGACTCCACTTCTTCCATTTCCATCTCCTATCTCTTGCTCTCGGTGGTCGGTGCTCGTTTCTGGAAGGTCCCGGCCTCCCGGGAGCGGTTTAAATAGCCGCAACACGCACCGCCTCACGCCGGTAATGGCGAGCCCACCGCCTGAGATCTCTATGGCCCTCAATGACAAGTGGGACCAAAACCGTCGGTCCCTCATTCCCATGGGAAGGCGGTCCAAACCGTGGGTCCCGCATTCCGACGCAAGGACCAAGGAGCAGTTAAAATGCCGGTGGTGTAGTTTCCATTCCACCTGGCATAgataggccgccgccgccgcattcTCTTGTCTGTCCATTGCACACGCACGCGCTCAATGGCAACGGAGGAGCGGCGGTTGATGGATCTGGCACGGACGGTGCCGGCGATCCTCCTGCTCGTCGGCACCTCGGGAAAGGCCGTCGCGAGCATCAAGTGCGCCCGCGAGCTGTTCGCCGGGAAGAAGTGGGGGTTCGATGACTCCGACGACCCCGAGTCTCCGCCCCCGAACGCCAACCGAGGCGGgaacggcagcggcggcggcgaacccGTGGAGACGACCACCGGAGGCGGCGATCACGGCGGCAGCGGCGTACCCTCGAAGACCACCTGCGGCAGCCAGGCCCAGGCGAGCCTCTCATGTGGGGTCTCCGTGGACAGCGGCGGCTACTGGGCCGACGTCCTCGCCAGCGCGCTGGCCCCCAGAGAGGGCCACCTCCCCGTCGCCTACCGTGAGATCACGCGCCTCGGCTCGCTCCACGCCGAGGCCGGCCATGTCTTCGTCAACTGCGCCGCGCGCCTCGGCCTCCAGCCCGACGACGACGAAGACAAcggcagcggtggcggcgcgCGCACCGGCCTCCAGCCCCACCGCGCCGCGCCGTGGAAGCGGTGGATGGACCTCCGGGAGGCGGCCGTCTGCCACGCCCACGACGCGCTTCTGGCGCTGAGCTCCGCCGCGGCGGCAGCCACGGCGGCCGAGGACTTCCTCCGGTGGCGGCCCGCCGAGTCCCCGCGCCGGGAAGGGTGGCGGTCGGCGGCGCGGCAGCTCGTGAAAGACGCCAGGCGCAGCCTCGGCGACGCCAAGGACGCGGCGAGGCTGATGCGCGACGCCGTGCTCTGCGAGTTCTTCGTCACCTGGATGATTCTGACACGCGCTTAAACTGAAGGCGCATGGATTGCTAATGGCGTCGCCCCTGCCTCCTTTTGCTTCTTATTACTCCAATACTTTGCTCCAATTTCATTCGATTTTTGTGtgtatgaatatatgaatatgtGGTTCATTGCTGGAACAAATGAAAATGGCCAGATCTGTCTATGGCTCCGTTCGCGTGCCTTCTTTTTTTCGtctagaacagtgttttcctctcacaaatttctccagattTATCTAAATTCCTCTATATTTCTCCAAGCACTGTCGATAAAATTTGTAATGGTCCGTGTGGAAACTGCCACAACCTGCAATGGAAACTGCCACATTTTCATTCGCTACATCACCTTAGTTATTCTAGTCTCCTAGCAATGGTAAAAGTAACAACAGACAGCCTGTTCGGTggactggttcgtatcgttgctggtttatgaagaagtactactgattggtttgtgtaagagaaaaatactgttccaactgaaaatttacgatcgtttacgacaagccacaaccaAATGAACAGGCTGAGAGTGCCAGAACCGAAGACATGCATGATCCATCATCAAATTATAAACATCAGGCATTCTATAGCTTGTTAGTTTTGCTTGGAAACTGCCACAGTTTACCCCTGCTTCGTATGCCAACTTTGCTCTTGTTGGAGAAGTGTTTATACTGTTCTGTACATTAATCGTAGGTGATCCCTTTTTTTCATATGACGCAACATGTTGTTCACCGACAATATGTTGACTTCTGATAGTTGACATCATACTAGTATTTGTCAAAAGCAGTCGTGTCAGCCACAAACCTGTCTGTAGTCAACCGTTTCAGTACCAAGGTTCCTCACCTTGAGACAATTATATCTCctatacaactaaaaagaataaaacgtGAACACTTTTTTTGTGCGACAAAATTTTGGGGTCGATCTGCCGTACTTGCGATCCCGTGACTCCGATCTCTCCTTTGCGCCAACAGGTGGGACGCGCGACTCTCCTTTCTCCGTCTACGCGCGATCTCTCCTTTCTCCATCTACGCGCGATCACCGGCAATCACTCTCCATCTACGTGCGACTCTCCTTTCTCCCCCTCGGCATAGGGGTTAGCGTCGCCGTTGTGACCTCATCGCGCGGGCGGGCGAGGGGGCGTGCACCACTGTCGTGTCGGGAGTTGGTGGCCGAGGGGGTGGGTGCCGCCATGGCCTCGACACGTGATGGACGATGGGTGGCACTATCGCGTGCAGCAACTGTGACTCTCGACACCAGGTACGATTCGATTTCACCATCTCTTCCCATTCTCATTGGTTTTTGGGTGTTGGTTTTGATGGTGATTTGTTTGTTGATGTCGCACTTCATAGACACGTCGGCTAGAAGGTCCTGTGGTAGCGACTGTGATCAGAATGGTAAAAAAGAGGACAAGAAGGGTTCAGCACTGGCCAAGAATGTGTTACTACTCGGTATGTTCAGGTACGTGGACCGCCGCCTCCACGAAGCTACCCGAGCCTGTGCGTTACTTTGGCAAATCTAGGCAGGCTGGAACCGAGGGATGTGGATGTGGATGTGCTGGCCTGGTTTGGGAAGAAAGGAGATGGCTAGGTGAGGGAAGTTTTTCTCTTATTTCTTCTTAGAATTTTTTGGACAAAACAAACTCCAACCAAACCATTTTTGGATGGTGCAAGAAGGCGCAGGAAGGGTTAGCGATCGCTCCTGCTGGTATGTTAACGGTATTCTGGGTTCTTCCGATAAACTCTGATACAGTATGAAGTTCACTAAACTCTCATATATCTTGACAGCTAC
Coding sequences within:
- the LOC136451603 gene encoding uncharacterized protein; this encodes MEMEEVESTWKALFQRRVVMAAKHCHSIHEQLLGVLEAVDADVQNRRRHQGPRAEAAQRALEGASMDLGLAVASMGAARHLALRGGAPCPSAPLDSVDDLAGDDPGVWCALEKLGNAAALATHVHDGVERARGHLRAAELLGFLDEASDGGGDGDGDGNTAPWEQSPCFCEQFSGAMALAEALPKAMDLATETDDAREAAFGFIGGVK
- the LOC136451604 gene encoding uncharacterized protein translates to MATEERRLMDLARTVPAILLLVGTSGKAVASIKCARELFAGKKWGFDDSDDPESPPPNANRGGNGSGGGEPVETTTGGGDHGGSGVPSKTTCGSQAQASLSCGVSVDSGGYWADVLASALAPREGHLPVAYREITRLGSLHAEAGHVFVNCAARLGLQPDDDEDNGSGGGARTGLQPHRAAPWKRWMDLREAAVCHAHDALLALSSAAAAATAAEDFLRWRPAESPRREGWRSAARQLVKDARRSLGDAKDAARLMRDAVLCEFFVTWMILTRA